From Acropora muricata isolate sample 2 chromosome 14, ASM3666990v1, whole genome shotgun sequence, one genomic window encodes:
- the LOC136898136 gene encoding uncharacterized protein, which produces MGSFHERVSKEKVIKALEDFVHVTNMEEDSRRKVASLDKKAKPIPIEKMTKYVEVIINSSSRIRESEQDLEVVVSFLRIFYCCAEFLGEPEAWALNVLCTVLLADIKKKQQSASDCFSEIVHTASIDSNRRSQDQKYNGLSLRVSREIAQLKTMSPDEELDDPNLWNDYIQFMGELSSRVEFPLTFKYHKGSLTRDPEVADFVTAVSMYCKAYSCFMLLLVAAKCKFEEIGVVHKSSKVDRTLNGLKEHATEILSFLSEPKYLTFLGRLPCEGGKLLKILALTRRLADKDVVEAVRSSLGLEPMPDLTTVENAAEKVSRQSVMLDIDQCLAPPGSLWNRVSLAVGGPPCWVQFVNNTAFPMKVVSKKPQESNPDLRVVDVPAHSSDSQGLSRFCEISVFGYFILYLKGDLSSNIEPSATDGIIVEFALSRKGLLDLMRWQVGKINIRHKSADEFTAGQDTHDTMQYGDIPPLYISKGDVHFMVKAEIVQSWFSRFATWRFAVQSFDPLAIDG; this is translated from the exons aTGGGTTCATTCCATGAAAGAGTTTCAAAGGAAAAAGTGATCAAAGCTCTTGAAGACTTTGTCCATGTAACCAACATGGAGGAAG atTCCAGAAGAAAAGTGGCTTCGCTTGACAAAAAAGCCAAACCAATTCCAATTGAAAAGATGACAAAATATGTTGAGGTCATTATAAATAGCAGCAGTAGAATTCGCGAAAGTGAACAGGACTTGGAAGTCGTGGTATCCTTTTTAAGAATATTTTACTGTTGTGCGGAATTTCTTGGGGAGCCGGAAGCTTGGGCTTTGAACGTTTTATGTACAGTTTTGCTTGCAGATATTAAAAAGAAGCAGCAGTCTGCTTCGGATTGCTTTTCAGAGATTGTCCACACGGCATCGATTGATTCCAATCGACGTTCACAGGACCAGAAATACAACGGTTTAAGCCTTCGAGTGTCACGTGAAATAGCCCAGCTCAAAACGATGAGTCCAGATGAGGAGCTTGATGACCCAAACCTGTGGAATGATTATATTCAGTTTATGGGTGAGTTATCGAGCAGGGTTGAATTTCCATTGACATTTAAATACCACAAGGGATCCTTGACGAGAGATCCTGAAGTAGCAGATTTTGTGACGGCAGTGAGTATGTACTGCAAGGCATACAGTTGCTTCATGTTGCTGCTTGTTGCTGCCAAATGTAAATTTGAAGAGATAGGTGTTGTGCATAAAAGCAGTAAAGTAGATCGAACACTCAATGGTCTGAAAGAACATGCGACAGAGATACTCTCCTTCCTTTCGGAACCTAAGTATCTAACATTCCTTGGAAGACTTCCTTGTGAAGGCGGGAAACTGTTGAAGATTCTGGCTTTGACCAGGCGGCTAGCGGACAAAGATGTCGTGGAAGCGGTCAGAAGCAGTCTCGGTTTGGAGCCGATGCCTGATTTGACGACAGTCGAGAATGCAGCGGAGAAAGTTTCTCGTCAGTCAGTGATGTTGGACATTGATCAGTGTCTCGCGCCTCCTGGCAGCCTATGGAACAGGGTGTCGTTAGCTGTGGGTGGACCACCTTGTTGGGTTCAATTTGTCAACAATACTGCATTCCCCATGAAAGTGGTTTCAAAGAAGCCCCAAGAATCTAATCCTGACTTGAGAGTGGTTGATGTCCCAGCTCATTCATCTGACTCTCAGGGATTGTCTCGTTTTTGTGAGATTTCAGTTTTTGGTTACTTCATTCTTTATCTCAAGGGAGATTTGAGTTCCAATATAGAACCATCAGCAACAGATGGGATCATAGTTGAATTTGCACTGTCGCGGAAAGGTTTGCTGGACTTGATGAGGTGGCAGGTTGGTAAAATCAACATACGGCACAAGAGCGCAGATGAATTTACCGCGGGACAAGACACGCACGATACCATGCAGTATGGCGATATCCCGCCACTGTACATTTCGAAGGGGGATGTCCACTTCATGGTGAAAGCAGAAATTGTTCAGTCTTGGTTCTCTCGATTTGCAACTTGGCGGTTTGCAGTTCAAAGTTTTGATCCATTAGCCATAGACGGTTAG